In Cydia pomonella isolate Wapato2018A chromosome 12, ilCydPomo1, whole genome shotgun sequence, the sequence agagaaagatccccgcaatttgctaatttcggttttcgtggtaggcTCCCTGACGCTTGCCAAGCCTCGGCTCGCATGTAAATTAGGTTTTAGATAAGTAGTCGAATAAactgccaattacatccacactttatcaggtcTTAAAGTGTCAATTACATcaacactttatcaggcctgatatcagggggcctaccgcgaaaatagaaattcacaaattacggggatctttctcttttgctCTCACTAAGAaatcattagagtgacagagaaaagcccgcaattgatgaacttcgattttcgcggttatggCATTGGAGCATTgttctctgtcactctgattacgtcttactgagagtaaaagagaaagatccccgcaatttgcgaatttagattttcgcggtaggccccccggCCTGACCAGGAATATTTTCCAGGAATATtgattacaatatttgaaatgtaaaaaaaggttCATATACAAAAAtctcaaacattgaacatttttggcaattagagacaaagtattttttatattgcaaatattgttaacgatgtagATGTACTGATATTccatgaaacggaaaacgattatcaggcccgtaATCGGGActgatgtaattggcgctttagtAGGTGAAACCATTAACCCTTCGTGTGTCTGATGCCATTTTGTACAGGTCtgggggtctaccgcgaaaaccgaaattcgcaaattgcggggatctttctcttttactctcactaagatgtaattagagtgacagagaaaaatgcccacaattgacgaacttcgattttcgcggttatagccctatACGTATGCCGTTCTCCCGCTGCGGCTACAGTTGGTCAGTATCGGGAACTAACTTTTAGGCTTATAGAAACTGTTAGGATTAGGGCTCCAAGCAGGAAAGAAAAGCTTGTTCTAACaccaaataaatgtttaattatcTCAGGCAAAACTACATAGTAATGACGTCTCTCACGATAAAAGATCACCTACATTTGTTTTATACTGTCAATCAAATATGTCATATCATAGTCTATactcttatttttttgttgcgtACATTAACAGAAACttcataatagggttgtttccaattttttgaaacgcttgtattacgttctatatgaactaaaagttgccctaaaattccacttttatactaaaaacggctttaaatatgttaaattaacaaaatatattttgacagatactttcgcgcccaaaacgctctttgaaaattgtgtgacgtcacagtttacggtttggcacaactacatacacacgtagaagatacgaactgtcaactgacatttgtcatttgttgtttatcgcctaactgtcaacagtgtcaatccgagagttgtgacgtcatcagaatcttcaatgacgtttcgagtttggtcacgtgacgtgtgccaaaagatattttaaattcaatatttacaaaaatatcaaaaatatggtcattacaggtcccctaaaagtagtttaacatgttcttataatccaaaagaatttattgggatacaattctgccctaagatttgtagatggaaacaaccccaTTCCGTGATTACTTGGACGGTGGCGTATTGGCCCACCCAGCCCCCGCTAGACACggcaaaatatacaaaatgaaGGCCAGCAGACGTGACCATTTTATTTCCCTCCCGCTGCGGGAATTTTGGAACACGAAAGGTTAAAGTCATATCGATAAACCATCGACatttcttacaattttaattttacttgaaaggcTTAAACTATACCTTTAATGAACAGGAAACGCTTTTTACTCTTTATCGTGTTATCAGGTCACTATTTTATCGTCACGATACAGCAGGGAACGAAGGGAAAGTTCagatttttaattacaatacagTGTAGATTTTATCGATAAATAACATGATTATAGTCGACCAGTTCATTCTTAAAAACCCACACATAAACATTTTTACTCACGCAAacagggggcttaccgcgaaaaccgaaattcgcaaattgcggggatctttctcttttactcttactaagacgtaattagagtgacagagacaaacttcgattttcccggtaggagcccagttctcccataagacatagttctccttacctctaccttccatagttggGCCCTTGCCTCTTTTCTACCAAATCACCAAAACATTACCCGGAATTCCGTCGCGTCTGTGGTAACCCTTTTTTCCGGTTATCTGTCAAAACTCAAAACTGTCTTAGCTGTCACAAATACTTCCTTCTGTGATTTACTCATTAAGCTGCTCTAGTTCCATTAGaacaaaaatttattattacatcgaaataaataaaatttaaaatgtccTCACCGTTGGAAAACTTGGAAACTCAACTGGAAATGTTTATTGAAAACGTCCGCCAAATACGTATCATTGTCAGCGACTTTCAACCGCAGGGCCAGAGCGTCTTAAACCAAAAGATGTAAGTTTAAGGTCTACCTTCTTTGATTTTTGTACATTTAACCATAGTTTcttaatattatgaatttgtTTTTCAGTCAATCGCTCGTAACTGGCCTGCAAGAAGTCGACAAGCTGAAATCTCAAGTTCAAGACATCCATGTTCCTACAGAAGTATTTGAGTAAGTAAATTTAGTGACTGCGCCATTTCTGGTTGCTTGCACAATATAACGAAAGTTTGATGTGAATAAggttacataaaatattaaaaacaagcaagaaatgataatatttataactgATCTGATTGGTACTCTGAAGGTATAAGAGTAGTTCATAACTATGCtccaaattaattaattcactATCATGAGCCTTCCATCAGCATGTTCATGTATATTACAGTTTTTTTGTACCAAATGGTGTTATTACTTTCTCTTGCTGATAGGACAGTGTATCTCAACAGCAGATAATATTGTATAACATCATCAAGTGAACTAGAATACAGTACAAAGAGTAGAGTTAGTTCtctttgtgtttttatttttgatccaTTTCTTCCAGTGTTTAACACCTTTGCTGCAGCAATTAGTGTAACTCTTAACTAAGAATACTTTGCATGGGGTCTTTCAACCCCATACTACAGTGAAGGTGTTGAAAAGAAGATTGTCTGTTGACTcatttattttccatttttacaGCTACATAGACCAGGGCCGCAACCCACAGCTCTACACTAAAGACTGCATTGACAAAGCCCTAGCCAAGAATGAGGAAGTGAAAGGGAAGATTGACTCCTACAAGCGCTTCAAGAGTCATCTCCTCGGTGAACTCGGAAAGACCTTCCCTAATGAAATTGCTAAATATAAAGCTATTAGGGGTGGTGAATAAGTTTCAGATCTTTTGGAATTTACCTTTATATGTGTAGTTTACAACCAAAAAGTACTTAGTTGGTTGGCAATAAGGCATTCTTGGCaggaaaaatgaaaaattaacaGAGAAATTGAGTATTCTTATTGACAACTGAATAAGTATTCTTATTAGATGTAACTTAAGTTAACTAGCACTGATAGAATGATCATGTTTATGGCTAAAATGCATCTTGGTACCTATTGTCTCTTTCtagatagagagagatgataGCTTCATAttgattaacacattcactgccaagaacacaTAATGTGTGTTCATTTTATACTAGAAACGGGGCACCCGGCACCAAAAGTGTTAATTTTGGCCATAAACATAGTTGTTCTACCACTGTTGGAGTTAACATAGAAACTAAGTAATGTAGGTTAGTAAGGGAGTAATAGGGTATTAtctcattatatttattgtatgtaacATTTGAAGCCTTTGGAACTGACAAAATGTTAATTCTTAGGATAAATTGTAACACAGTTTTCAATTtccaaaacaaaaattatttcaaCCTTTGTTATGCTGGAATCCAAGCTTTTTTGTTCTATGTGTTTCATGTCTTTTCATTTAAGTCTGTTAAACTTTCACCAGTAGGCCAATATCTTAGATTCCAAACATAACTATTCCATACAGGATTGCGTTTTATACAGacttgggagaatcaactttttagcgtcactcgttgccatggttacgattagttgtccaggggacaaaagttcattgaaatactgattttatggtacttaaatgtattaaacttgcgtttttgtggttgttataaccaatgtccataatgggccccctactaagaaTGTTAATAGAAcagcatacaacgtctcttcaaacaaactgccactgttgtcccttggacaacgggacaggataacaaaacaaaaaaagttgattcacccacttATAATCTGTATTCTTTGTATGTGTATCTTTCAAACAAATATGGTTCTTAAAAAGAGGCACAGACAAACTATAGAGGCCCTACCACCaaccatgttcgacgtgttgcctctctgtggCACTTGTAAATAcgtacataagtgtgacagggaggcaacacatcAAACATGGTTCACGGTAGGTCCTCAGGCCTTTTGATACTCACTCAACCCAGCAATTATGTCAGTGTTGAAACCCAAATGTACCATTGGCTTGTTATTTTTAAGGCTagtttattatagtatttacTCTAATACAAGCATAAAGTATCCAACAAGTTAAGactattcattaaaatttaaacccattatttttttaaatttcatttaatttcttaaaaatacaattagCTGACCATAAaacgaaaaattaaaattgaaataagaATAAAGAGTACATGAGTATTCATTGAAAAATAGaatgatataaaaatagaaatgaaTAAACACTTTCTACTAAAAGtgttttcaatataaaaatataataaaattaaaagacaagCTTTAGTTTcagaaaatgaaataaaggCTAAAAGGCCAGCCTTCacttatttagttaaattatgatTAATCAGTTATACATTGTTAATTCATTTATCagtaaattcattttttttattcagaagtctcttacataaaatattaattaattagtaataAATACGGAATTAAATATGAAGTATTGCCAATTATTATGTCTACTAAACAGCAATTACAAAGATCGTAACTGTCGCAGTACACGTTGCTGTAGCGGGTTGCCAGCTCTCGGAACATTTTGTGCAATAAGTCTGatcaaaatgtcaaatattgAACTAACACTTTGTCCCGAAGTGTCATAAATAAACGTCACATTGGCGTTTTGTACTATTGCACAAATGCTCTTAAAGCGACCTTATTTCTATGTAGTTAaagttttaattacattaagctTATATCCGGTGTGACCTGAGTTTCCCTATCGACTGTAGTGATGTTCCTAACTGCCAGTAGGTCATTGCATTCCCCTTTTTCTATGTGTACTAGGGTTCCATTTACTTGATGTTCTTCATTTGTTTCTATATCACTGTCGTAAGTTATGGGTGGGCTTTCCAGTTTTAAGTCGCTTGAAAAATCATCCCACATTACGTAGAACTCAGATTTTACCGGATTTACTAGCTGTGGCTTGCTGGTTATGTAGACGTAGTTCCAATGGTCGAAGGAGCGGTCATTTCCCCAGTTCAGAGTTCCGGTCATAAGGATTCTATCATCGACTAAGCAAAACTTATGTTGCATCTTAAAATGAACTGGTTCattaattttgcattttatttctGCACCTGTAATTTGAATAACAACATTAAAGTTAAAGTTACCagttattttcataatttctgAAGCTATAAGAAGCGGAATTGATAGGGCCGATATGTGCAATAGTATAAAGGTcctataaaacaataaattatatttaaaaaaaccggccaagagcatgtcgggccacgctcagtgtagggttccgtagttactcttccgtcacaataagctaaactggagcttaaagtatagtaaattgttaaccaagggatgaaacggtacctttcacccgagttaaacaaataggcatatTTACATAagcagtacctaattaaagtaagtctttttactatcaagggaaaactttttgcgataactcaaaaacagctaaactgatcatgtccgctatagttttcatttaatgtctttcttaagttctactttcacgatttttttcatattttttggacctatggttcaaaagttagagggggggggacacatttttttttctttcggagcgattatctccgaatatattcactttgtcaaaaaaatgtttcttaaaaacccctattagttttgaaagacctttccaacgataccccacactctagggttgaagcgaaaaaaaaattttcacccccactttactaCACGTAAagaaaatttcacccccactttacgtgtaccctaaaaaaattaaatttttagattttattgtacgactttgtcggctttattgatttatatatctatgccaaatttcagctttctagcactaacgaccacggagcaaagcctcggacagacagacagacagacagacggacatggcgaaactataagggttcctagttgactacggaaccctaaaaagttaccTGTTCTCTAGTATATTTTGGTACTTAGTTCATTTTCGATAATAATCTAATACTGAGTTAATTTTCATAGCCTCATAGGCAAGTATTATTTCTTTAGTTCATATACAATATCAAGGATGTTGTATACTTACCGACATCTTTTAGTTCTCTGATAAAGACTTCAGTGAATTCGTTGTATCCTGTCCggtcaattataatacgaattttgatgttttttttctttatcaatCTTACCAATCGGCCTTGTATCGCCGGATTATGAATGCTAGGCATGCAAACGTTAACACTTTTCGTCGCAGACTCAATGAAATTTAGTAATTTGTCGAAGTAATTGTACACGTTGTACTGCAATTTACAGAACACCATCACTTCATTGATCTCAGTTTTCCGACTTCTGTAATACAAGGCCGCGGCCGACACAAAACAAGTCACAACGATTGCAGCAGCCGATGACAACAAACGTGGAGTAAATATCATTTTAGTTGAGTTTGAATCATAAATAGTACTTTTGTAGCACACTACGACCAGTCTTAAAATTttatactttgaaataaaataaagaggtCAATTCGTGCTGTTATACATGACTGGGAAAATGGCGACTGATTGTGAACTACCCTCGTCtactaaattattttagtaGACCCAATGTACACCTGGTAAGGAAACTTACTGTGTTACAAGGAaataatgtagtttattaaGATACTTTATAgtgatttataataaaatatgcattTGGTAGCAACTGacggtaaataaatataaattaagtttttttaatttttaagagtTCTAGATTCGACAATTTTGTAACATACTCTATGAACACCTTTTGCATTGAGCAAAAGGCGGGATTTCTTTATTTTGACAGTAGCTGTCAATGTCAATTTTCTAGTTCAATGTTTTTGGGAATTTGGGTGAATTATTATCCAAAATATTCCCATTCCAACAGTATTATGTCtgcatttattaaataattgctAGTACAATCATGTCATGAcgatagatataatatttattataaataaatcgtGTTTATAAGTGTTTTGGAATCTCCAATATGGGTATCACAGGTTTGATCCCGTTTTTGGAGAAGGCCTCACGGCGAGCTAACGTGGGTGAATTCAACGGGTGCACCGTCGTCATAGACTCGTATTGTTGGTTGCACAAGGGAGCCTTTGCCTGTGCTGATAAGTTAGTGAGAGGAGAAGAGACTGACATGTGAGTTCCTGacacttttcatatttttatttttttgaatgaAAACCCTAAAATTGGTCTATTCATGAGGTAGAAAAGACCCGTCTTCAAAAGAACCTTGAAATTTGAATCTTATGGAGCCAAAAGGATTTGAAAGGTGAAGTTAAATAAGTTGTACAGAACTAAATAGtcaatcaatcaaaatattaattgttGGTCATGAGTTACAGAGATGTTATTCTAATTTACAAAGGTCTTCATGCCTTGCCTCAGAGGCATACAATATGCGAACTTAATTCTAAATGAGATCATTTATGTGGGTACCTATATTAACCTTTGATATTAACTTTATGCTACACATTACAAGattagttaacatattattttacattctgTTAAGAAATCAGAGATGCTGTAAAAACATTTCTCTACAAGCCAGtgaaaaagttttcttttaaattccataggcatcaatttttttaaatagattggtaatttattatatatctttgGACATATTACCATAACACTCTTCGAAAAAAATGCTGACGTTGACCTAAGATATCCAATATCATAACAATATTTAGACTGAAGACGTGGTCTTGGATTTCTGCCTTTAAACATATGCaggttatttttaacaaaaagacTGATTTCAAATATGTAAAGGGCTGGAAAAGTAGTATTTTATTCTCCAGAAATAACATACAACACGATTCAGTTTGATTAAGACTGTATAGCGCAGAGGCATCTTTCCTGTAATCTAAAGACTTGGTCTTTATTCCCAACATTTTTTTCACATGACATAGGTGTGGAAGGCTAGAAGAGCTGTATTTTCTGTTGATACTTGCCTAAGTCATTTTAAAGCATAGGCAAATCTACTTAATTTTGGTAGTATGTGTTCTGAGTGGTTAAGCCAATTAGAGTTAGAATCTATCATTATACCCAGAAATTTTGTGGAGTTAACATATTCTATTTCTGTATCATTGTACTTTATACTTATTTGAACTGGTTTTCCATGGGTAGCGTAAAATTCCatgcatttcattttatttaagttgaCTTGAAGTTTGTTTATTTCTAGCCACTTGTTGACATctctaaatagtttatttacttCTTCTTTGTACTGTGCGGTATTGACATTTCTTAGTTGAAgtaacaaaacacatttttaatttcAGTCATATCAAGTATTGCTTGAAGTATGTGACCATGCTGTTGTCAAAGAACATCAAACCAATATTGGTGTTTGATGGACGCCACCTGCCAGCAAAAGCTATGACTGAAGCTAAGAGAAGAGAGTAAGTTTTGTATCTGCTAGTGTTGCATATATgtacagtttatttattttcctctgGCATCATTACAAGAACTCTTGAAAATAGTAGTATGACACATTGCCCAATGATGACAGAAATATCATTGAAAAAGTTATGAACTAGTACATATATTGAGTCATTGCAAAGCAATTGGTCTATTAGATATGCCTCATCTGGCATATCTAATAGACCTCTAGGCGTGTGTATATTTTGGAAGGTACTACTATACTCTACACCAGGCATGGCCACCAGGTtgatcgcgactgttagtccagtcgatcgtggcaaggcaaaaaatataaatatgtagacCGGATTCATgtaaggtttcaagaagtatgtaattggtagatcgcacagggtttcgttagtaaacatGAGATCTTGGGTCgaatcaagttggccacccctgctcTACACTGCTTTGCTTGGCAATCTTCTGGCAATTGTGCTTGATTTATTCAGACTTAGCAGGTCAGGCACATGaaccaaataaatatatgctgactttgcatatattttattgtttaatttatttaattgtatggcattacattatacatataaatcatAAATCTAACTCCAGAGCATTCATCCACTTGATAGCTTCAACATTTTATGCTTAACAGGTTTTAAgtaacaatgtttttatttaaagaaatgtaaatattttcagGTCGCGTGATATATCGAAGAAAAGAGCAGCTGAATTATTAAGTCTTGGCAAGGTACTTAGACCACTGTAATTTACCAATTTTACCATGCATGCAAAACCTACATCAATTTGGATGTGAAGACTGCATTATTCTTAAAAACAGACTAATAGTAACTACTACACTAGTAACTATTACACTAGTAGACTagtgtaatagttatttgtaaataactattaaaaaaaatatataaggggtaattaagggttaaacaaactttgccacaGAGTGAAAACACAACCTTTTTCACCATACCAATGTGAGGCAAATTCTcacagtgaaataaaa encodes:
- the LOC133523789 gene encoding mediator of RNA polymerase II transcription subunit 10; translated protein: MSSPLENLETQLEMFIENVRQIRIIVSDFQPQGQSVLNQKIQSLVTGLQEVDKLKSQVQDIHVPTEVFDYIDQGRNPQLYTKDCIDKALAKNEEVKGKIDSYKRFKSHLLGELGKTFPNEIAKYKAIRGGE
- the LOC133523788 gene encoding mitochondrial cardiolipin hydrolase-like, which gives rise to MIFTPRLLSSAAAIVVTCFVSAAALYYRSRKTEINEVMVFCKLQYNVYNYFDKLLNFIESATKSVNVCMPSIHNPAIQGRLVRLIKKKNIKIRIIIDRTGYNEFTEVFIRELKDVGAEIKCKINEPVHFKMQHKFCLVDDRILMTGTLNWGNDRSFDHWNYVYITSKPQLVNPVKSEFYVMWDDFSSDLKLESPPITYDSDIETNEEHQVNGTLVHIEKGECNDLLAVRNITTVDRETQVTPDISLM